The region GGCAAAGCTGTTTCAGAATCTATGGGAAAAGTAGGTTCTTTGGTTTGAACTATGGGAAGTGGAATTGATGGAACAATGAATGTTTTCCACTGAGGAGAAGTGATGAGGAGTTTGAGAATATGATTCCACAGGTGCAGGTATATGCTTGCCAGGCATGTAGGGGTGTGTGGGTATTATTTCAGCAGGTACATCAGCACTCGGTTGGCTCACTGTGACCTGGgaagcaaaggagggaggagtgacACCCATGGCATGCTCCTCTGATACTGTTGAAAATGGAGGTGCAACGACAGCCACTGAATCAGGTCTGGGTGTCTTCTTACTGACTGCAGGGTGGAATACAACAGGAGCAGTGGCTGCCCGATTAGTAATACAGCTGGGGGCAAAGGGTCTGGCGGTTCGGTTTAACACAGAGCTGGAAGGAAGTTCTGGCAGAGGAGTTGGTGGTGGATGCATCATAGGTTCTGCAGGAGTTACTGTAAGATCAGTTATGGGCAACACAGAGGGAGCTGGTATCATTGTGTTTAAAGTATCTCCATAAACCATTGCAGGGATTGTGGGGATAGCTCGAGGTGTGTCAAGGTTATTTTGTGTTGTTGGGTGTGGAAATGCATTATGTAGTGTTTTTGAGGGTCTTGCAGGTTTTGGAGCAACTGGTGGTGCCTGGACATGGGTCTTTGTTAGTTGGTCTGATTGTGGTTGTTGTGTCTGAAGTGCTTGCGTCTCTTTCAGCGCAATGCCCAGCATTTGGCTTTGCAACTGTTGAGCTGTTTCCATTTTCTTGGCATGTTCCTCAGCCCTCCTCCTCTGCTGCTCAAACAACTGTGCCCCCTTTCCTGAGGTATCACTCAGACCAGGACTGAGAGCACCTCGACCCTCTACTTCCAGACCTCTGGATGCCGATCTTCTCTCCAGCATCTCAAGGTAGTCACTGTCCCACGTTGGATCAGGTGCAGCAGAAAACCCTTCCTCATCAAATTCTGATTCACTTCCAACAAATATGCCATCCTCTTCTTGAGAGTCCTGCCTCATGTCTTCATCAACACTTCCAAAGCTAGTCAGTGTGTATTTCTTGGAGCGTTGACGACGCTTTTTGAACATCAACACACCCTTTGAGTGTGGGTTTGGTGCATCAGTCAGTAACGAGGCAATGGTGCGGCACTTGGATCGAGCCTCTTTCACCTGTTTGTCTATGATTGTCTCTCCACGGTTCAATTCTGAAAAATATGAGATAAAAACACATGAGTCAGAATTCCAGATTGAACTGAATTATGTCTAGTATAGGAATGATGTATTACTGTTTATGGCTTAACACTATCAACTTTATATGGCCAGTCTTGGTTATTTAGTATGAGACATTTAAGTTTTTTTCCTAATGTGTGTATTAAATGGCAGCAGAAGTAATTTGCCCATTTAGGCCTGTaatattgtgcaaaagcaaaagtGTGGATAGCATGTGTAAAGCTTTTCTCTGTCCATGCACTTGCTAACCTCAACTCGCCTGTTAGCATTGCCTATCCttttaaaagtttgtttgaagTTCGGATAACATGTTGATAGACCTATTTTCTCTTCATAAATGACTTGGCAAACATTTAGGACCCAGCTTTCCAAATGCTTCTGCAAAGTGGAGTAACAAGCATATCTTTTCACATGCTAGGGTACCACAGTCAAAGAATTCTTAGCATTCCCCACACAGTTAGCTCAGCACAGTTAGCttggacagcctcagtcaccattgagaaatgatccaagatggcgccGGTGTGTGTGGCTTGCCTTCTGCTGCCCaacctgtttttttatgtttgtccTCATGTTGTTATTGTCCCTGTTAATACAAAATACTACCTCTGTGCTGGTATATAACTGCCAAACACTCTTTAACATCTTCTGAAATCTGAACCGAGGGTATTACATTCCTGTTCACCCCTGCCGGTGTCGAACCTAATGGCGCGTGCGCCATCTGCCATCTGCCCTTCTTATAAAGAAACGCCGCAGTCCACGAGGAAAGCGGAGAGGAATATTAGGGATGTTGACGTCATCCTTGTTTTTACTCTCAGGAATGCTATGCCAGTCGGGTCTTTCTTCATGTGGGTGGGAGTGTGACTGCTTCGCATCCAGGTGCTCATTGGAAGCGCCACTTCAGCCCATTGTTCCGGACTCTTCCAGCAATGTCTACATTCGCTAGTTGCCTCGTTTTTTCCGAGGGGGAGTGAATCCAAAAAATATTCATCCTCTGCATCATGAATCacagcaggacaatgactctTCGCTAGATTACGATCAGCCAGCGCCAAACAGGTTGGCCCTGAAAAACCTCTCGTTACCTAGATTTTTTACTTGTTACAGAGACTTGGTTAATGTTGGAGATATAAGCCCCTTTTCAGAACTTGTACCTCCAGATTATGCATTATTTAACTCATCTCGGGCAACTGGATGGGGTGGTGGACTGGCATCCATTTTTAGAAGAAAGATTAGCTGTACTTTTGTAAAGATAGGGCTTTATTCAAGCTTTGAATTGCAAGTATTTTTATTGAATCTGGTGAACCCTGAAGTGTGTGTAGTGGCTAAAgactttttattgttattgttattttatttatcttattgTCTCTTTTGGTTTTGACCAACTGGTGAAAGACAATACACACATTCGTGGGCATACATTGGACCTTGTCTTGTGTCTTGGTTAGTTGATTTGTAATTGAAATATACAACTGTAGTTTTCTGATCTTGTTTTCTGTCCCTCTTCCATACCAACCTGTGAAAGTCTACTCTATTTGCTGGTCTTGTATATTAAGCTGGACTTCAAATGAGATTTTACTGCTGTATAAAGGGACACTACAATCCTCAGATATAGACTTTTCTTCATCTCACCGAAGTGCTGAGGAGTGTATTAATGTTTGTTACTCCACCTGTACAAAAATCCTGAACTCTGCTACTCCCCTGAGAATGAAACATGCCAAACCCAAATCAGCCCAGGTTAAACGATGCTATCCGCTCTTTAAGGCAGTTATGCAGAAGATCAGAACATAAACGAAGGACAAATTTTAGGTGTCGTATGAAATACTAAGAAACTCTCTATCAAAGTTTCAGAAAGCTGTGAAAGCAGCTTCCTCAACTTTTTTGTTGATAGGATTGCAGAGGTCAGATCTAACATTCAGCAACCAGCATGTGAGCCATCGGTTCCTCTTTTAGGTTTTGCTACTGTATCGCAATTTGAACCCATCTCTTTTCACACTATGTTGTACATCTGAAGCCCAGAAACAAATTATAGATACTGTTGTTCCTAGTATATTGTCCAAAATAAACGAAAGCTTGGACACAGTGACTGTAccagagtatttaaaaaaaaatacttaaaaaacattattttgattggACAGTTCTTTCTAATTTTAGACCTATTTCTAAATGACCTTTTATTTCTAAGATCATGGAGAAAGCAGTACTTGTCAGTTACAGACTTTATTAGGTCAAAATATTTTCTTGAAGtatttcagtcaggttttagaaCTTATAGCACTGAATCAGCACTTAACTGTTGATGCAGGAAATCTGCCAATTCTGGTGCTATATGATCTTAGCGCAGCCTTTGATACAATAGATCACAGTGTTCTAATTTCTCAAATAGAAGTTTCTCAGTTCATCTTGGAGAATTCTCATCTGTCTCTGCCTCTTTTATTTGTGGCATTCCTCAGGGCTCTATTCTGGCCCCTGTATCTTATTATCTCTACATGCATCCTTTAGGAAGTATGTTTAAGAAACATGGGGTATCATTTaattgttatgcagatgatacacaAATGTACTTACAGCTGAAAATGAATAACAATGGCCTGTCTAAATGATGTGAAATCGTGGATGCCTTTAAACTTTTTAAGCCTCAATGACTCAAAAACAGAGATATTTTTGCTTGGCCCTTCTGAGATGGCTGGCTCTGCAAATGTTAATTTGGAACATTTGGTCCCTTTCATTAAATCGTCAGTTAAAAATTTTGGCTTTGTATGTGACAGCGCACTTAAGTTTGATTAACATAAAACATGAAGTCGTTAAAGCTATTTTTTATCTAAGGTAAAGCCTCTCCTGTCGTTTAAGGATTTTGAAAAAGCCatccatgcttttatttttgctcGCCAGGACTATTGTAATTCCCTCTTTATAGAAATTAACACTTGCAAGACTGCAAATAGTCCAGAATGCTGCAGCCAGAATCCTGACAGGGTAAGTGTGACCATATTTCTCCTATTCTAcactctcttcactggctgccagttcaATTTAGAGTTTATAATAAAATACTTCTTTTCGTTTTTAAATCCCTAAATGGACTAGAGCCTCCCTACCTTGCTAACCTGTTGCAAATGCACAATTCTCAGAGAACCCTCAGATCGTCTGATCAGAAGCTGTTGATTGTCCCTAGGTCTGAATTAAAGATGAGGGGAACTTTTGCGGTAGCTTCCCCTAAACTGTGGAACAATTTACCTATTTATATTAGATCAGCATCAACAATACATGATTTTAAAACTaagttgaaaacatattttttcaccTTGGCTTTTAATCAGTCCAAGTGGTTGTGGATTGTATttctgtattatgtgtgtgttctgAGTGTATTGTCCTGCTATTCTTACCCTTTTGCATTGTACATTTGGTCAACATCTGTTGTTTTAATATGCGTTTTATAAATCattcttttttataaattaaatatataatataaaatatatatatatataaaaattacatttataaagagtATTTTATCAAAGCTTTTTGCAACAGGGACCACTTATTATATTAATCTATGGCAATCAGAGAAAAAGATGATTGTCATTTTAATGCAAAGTTTAATTGTGTACCATAGGGACATGCTTAATTTACCATGGCTAAACTCTGGTCCCCGAGAACAGCATGAGAATGTTTAACAGATTAGGTTTGTCTTTCGATTTATGGCTGTTTATTTATTCTAGTGCTTGAAATGACACTGCCTCAAATAGCTGTGGTTCTGAAGATGCATGTACACTTTATAAAAATGGTACTGCAGCACATAGCTTGAGGTCTTTTTGCATACtgagctatatttatatataaaaaagagcttcagttataaagctgttgATTGGCTTATGTAGTTGACCTTATACAATTATTTAGCAAGTTCTTTTCACATTGCATCAGCAACATAATTTACATTATTTGCCTAATTTAAATTTGGCATTAGTAAATAATAGAGTATAGCTGTTTTCTCAAATAAAATAACTGTTACATCTTTCTGATGAATGAATAGTTATCATCATACATGTTTTTAATCcagtaatttaataataatattccaTAAATGACAGATTAGATTCCACAGTGAGTAATCTTATTATAAACACAGATGTCAATATGATGTTTACCACCTGATCTGGGATCAACAAACACACATTCCTCAGCTGCCCTCTAAGATCAGTGTCATAACACAGTTATCTGTTACAGAGCGATTGGATGAGGAACTATGTTAGCGTCCACCACCATACTTGTAAAACAAGTGGAACTCTTTGTTTTTTGTCATGTATGCAGCCTGACCTCATGAAAATATTTAagctttgtattacattttatgaaGACTGACATAGCTACTGAAATATGCTAATATGTGATTTGCACTGATGACCATTAAGAGGCTCTAAATGCCAGCCAGATATTTCTTATTATGTCCAAAAACAATACCGAAATACTCAGTACAACAAcatacaatacaaacaatacactaTTTAATATGTGGGCCAAGAGGTAGAGAGGTGGTGTATTGGAGGAGGTAGGAAGGTAGAGAAAATAGGAGCAGGAGGCCTGTGAGGAACACTGAAACCTGATATGATCAAGCAAGCAGCTGGAGATGCTTATGCCACCTCATGCAAAGCAGTGCTCAGGTCATCAACCCTGTGAGCCTCAGGACAAATATAGACACTGCTGGCTAAAGACTCGGGATGGTCAGCCTATCCTCTCAAGAGGTTACATGCAGACAATCAAACTGTCATTTAAGTATTAGCTGTATTATATGGGACAAGATATGACTTTCATAACACAATTGCAAAGCAGGTGTCCAAGCCATTATCTGTAAAGCCAGTGAGCCAATCACAAGTGCAATTTAGAATTTATCTTGCCAAGTAATAAAGTATCCAGTGCAAAATAGCCTGCCTTTAAAATGCCACTCGTCTAGAGTTAGCAATGCATCTATTTATGGGTAGTTGACACATAATATCTACATAAACTTTCTCTTTTCATCAACTTCTACATTTTATGTAAGACTTATGAATGCAGGCTATAAGGGAAAGTCAAGTGTATTTTTAAGGTGTTGTAACTACTCATCATTTCAAGGTACTGCGGCCCTTGGGGTCATAATTTCTTCAAAAACTTTTACACCCaaagacaaataaacaaaccaacaaacaatgttattacattttacatttaaacctaaccctaaacataaGGTCTAAACCTTTACCCAAACTCTAAACTTAaactgaagaaagaaaacatcagggtttCGAATGAGACATAGGAAGCTTATTACATACATCAGCCATTGgtgttgcataaataaatatagaatcaGTAACCATATTTGTTCAAATGTGTTTTCATTCTTAAAATGAAGTGTCAATTAGGAGGCTAGTTAAactttgatgcctgtattgtatacatttgaaattctgtttgttgatttaaaagtcGTACCTTTTCGTACGAGCCAAGTCGTACAATGTCTTTTAATTTCACCATCTCAGACAAATAAGCACTAAGTCATGAAACTATGTTGTTGGTGACACTTAGATGATAAAATAATACTTTTAGTGAGGGGAAGGGAAATCAATGAATAACAAATAGCTTAAGTTAGTAAAACAGAACAACTGACTTTGACTCAAATGAAATAACTTGTATATACTCACTTGCTTGTTTTGCTTTATCCATATATGTTAATGTAAGCTCCTCATCCACCGGATTGTCTACTGGCCCAACCATGGGCACCAGCTGACTACGAGAGCGTAGCATTAGAGCTTCTTTGGCTCTCTCTGGAGATACAAGTGGAGGAACATTTGTGGGCTCCTGGAACCCACTGTCTTCTTCCATTAGCCCTTCTCGTGGGTTTTGGTCATCTGCACTCATGGATGAGTTCTCGGTGGAGGTCTGTGAGGACCATGCTCCAGATGAAAGGGGCTGGCAAATCACATCTCTGCGGGCTACACCAGGCAATGTGTTGCCCCTCTCATAAGGCCCCAGAGGAAGGTACACTTGGGCATCTGAGGCACTGTCATATCCACTCATCTCAGAAGTCTCGGCTCCCTCTGGTGAGGCTCTACCAGCCTTTGCAGGTGAATTGCTGGGACTGCGTCTTTTCGGCTTGCGTTGCCTCTCGTGGGCTGCCACATCTGCATCACTGTCTGTTTCTCCATAGTAAGCCTCACTGCTTGGAGGGGAGGTCAATCCACTGTGTCCTGTCGGGGACATCAGGGCCCCGTGGTGGATTTGGTGTACACTGGGCTGGTAAGGTCTAGAACTGGATGGGGACTTGGCCCTAAGGGCAGCACGGTACTCTTTATCAATGCGGGGAGAAGGAGCTCGAGCAACCAAAACCACGGACTGGAAGCCAGCCGGTGCCCTGATAGACATGTAAATAGGTAAAATAGCACAGGGGTGGTCAGAAACAGTAGCTCACAGCAGCCCTGGCTTGGGGGTCTAACTCCAGTTAACACTGCCAATTATTTTAGCTCCCATTTGTTGTTAAACACATCATATACTACACTATATGGTTAAATGTAAGTGAAGACACCATTCTATTTAACAGGTTTAGCTATTATTCCAGTAATTCCAGTGAGGACCTTTaaccttaaaggattagttcgcccaaagatgaaaattatcttgtgatttactcaccctcctgctatccaagatgtgtattactttctttcttctgcagaacacaaattaagatttttagaagactgtttcagctctgtaggtcctcacaattggCACCAAAattgttaagctccaaaattcacataaaagaaccacaaaagtaatcaatatgactccagtgtataaatccatgtgttcaaacatgatatgatatgatttaaccaccagatttgtctggagtacttttatttttccCTTATGTGGATTTGGGGTCTTCAAacttttggcaccaattcacttgcattttaaggacctactgagctgaaatattcttctaaaaaaaatcgtaatttgtgttctgcagaagaaaatcatacacaactgggatggcatgagggtgagaaaatcataagagatttaacatttttgggtgaacatacCCTTTAATGCTATTCCATGCAATGACATTCAAGAGAATTGTGTGCTTCCAACTTAGTGGCAATAGTTTTGGGAGGACCCTGTCAATGTGCACACACTTGACTCAAGTCCAATTTAAATGGAATACTTGTAcctttactgaattaaatttcCAATCaactttttactccttacaatttaATTTATACTTGAATAGTACTCATTACATTATTGCAGATAAGTTTTTTTCATTTTACTGGACTGAAGCCACCTTTACAATGCATCAGACAAATGACAGGCAAAaggtcagtcatttcaaatggAGTGTCGCAGGGCGGCTGTGTGGAGTTCCGACCATCTGCAGAGGCGGAATTTAGGATCCGTTTTGAGCTTCGGATAAGTTGAATTATT is a window of Xyrauchen texanus isolate HMW12.3.18 chromosome 24, RBS_HiC_50CHRs, whole genome shotgun sequence DNA encoding:
- the LOC127617675 gene encoding LOW QUALITY PROTEIN: synaptopodin 2-like protein (The sequence of the model RefSeq protein was modified relative to this genomic sequence to represent the inferred CDS: deleted 1 base in 1 codon); translation: MVAEEVIITLSGGAPWGFRLQGGIEHQKPLQVAKVRKRSKACRAGLREGDELVSINENSCESLSHAQAMNLIDSMPGTLHIRVRRAPAGFQSVVLVARAPSPRIDKEYRAALRAKSPSSSRPYQPSVHQIHHGALMSPTGHSGLTSPPSSEAYYGETDSDADVAAHERQRKPKRRSPSNSPAKAGRASPEGAETSEMSGYDSASDAQVYLPLGPYERGNTLPGVARRDVICQPLSSGAWSSQTSTENSSMSADDQNPREGLMEEDSGFQEPTNVPPLVSPERAKEALMLRSRSQLVPMVGPVDNPVDEELTLTYMDKAKQAKLNRGETIIDKQVKEARSKCRTIASLLTDAPNPHSKGVLMFKKRRQRSKKYTLTSFGSVDEDMRQDSQEEDGIFVGSESEFDEEGFSAAPDPTWDSDYLEMLERRSASRGLEVEGRGALSPGLSDTSGKGAQLFEQQRRRAEEHAKKMETAQQLQSQMLGIALKETQALQTQQPQSDQLTKTHVQAPPVAPKPARPSKTLHNAFPHPTTQNNLDTPRAIPTIPAMVYGDTLNTMIPAPSVLPITDLTVTPAEPMMHPPPTPLPELPSSSVLNRTARPFAPSCITNRAATAPVVFHPAVSKKTPRPDSVAVVAPPFSTVSEEHAMGVTPPSFASQVTVSQPSADVPAEIIPTHPYMPGKHIPAPVESYSQTPHHFSSVENIHCSINPLPIVQTKEPTFPIDSETALPAPPAMHIDTTVTSVASDISQPIVLPSQPSSTLTPAAPVTPPSHVTPLSPVVYRDKTLATGSRSGILQEARRRSAYKPMFKVPDSKKNSPNPELLSMVQNLDERPRCMYSEPENVAQNMNDNRTRVPPPVAPKPRVIPEMSHIPQAEGKGAELFARRQNRMDYFVVDSPSLQQPQPLGAQHSHSVMDLIQTHQPSTTPSQWKYSPNIRAPPPIGYNPLLSPSCPVGVQRGGAKVSEGSSKGSKGANTFPKEGIKVLDFMRRQPYQLNSAMFSFNTQPSTPSYQRQQREGHTLTTPKQIPVKSARVYEIKRFSTPTPMSAPTLNPTVIVPRSKTTIGEHLSHSDMTSPLPAPAKPTPPELVPVSTPEPSRAPGLPELPKLSAVLIPHTMPYSPPAPMSSMSSLSYPGLQAAKQFKSAPELSALPPNPLKPPIQVPKPRFIATRVGIQPCVWSPGTLPH